The following are encoded in a window of Paraburkholderia hospita genomic DNA:
- the katE gene encoding catalase HPII yields the protein MANKQRNQQPSAPAEDLKSKDLERSRARPQNEALRTNQGVKIADNQNTLRAGPRGPSLLEDFIMREKITHFDHERIPERIVHARGSAAHGVFQVYEPMTEYTKAAFLQDPSVQTPVYVRFSTVQGPRGSADTVRDVRGFATKFYTSEGNYDLVGNNMPVFFIQDAIKFPDFVHAVKPEAPNEMPTGGSAHDTFWDFVSLVPEATHMVLWTMSDRAIPRSLRTMEGFGVHTFRFVNAKGVSRFVKLHWRPVLGSYSLLWDEAQKLAGKDPDFHRRDLWEAIERGDYPEFELGVQIIEEKDQDSFGFDLLDPTKLVPEEIVPVKIIGKMTLNRNPDNFFAETEQVAFHPGHVVPGIDFSNDPLLQGRLFSYTDTQISRLGGPNFHEIPINRPVSPNINNQRDGMHRQTINVGQASYEPNSVSDAWPKETDPAAKDGGFESYAEPMEGTKIRVRSESFADHFSQAALFYQSMSDVEKEHIALAYQFELGKVTKPEIRARVVNEILANFDAGLAATVAEGLGLPKPGKGARPAGKQKPSPALSLLNRGVPGIKTRKIAVLAAPGSDGAAIKSVQVALKSQGATPLLVAPTLAPIDGMNPDATISGMPSIMFDGVVVVGGAQGTKALAQSGDARHFVLEAFRHLKAIAATGAGKDVLSASHLPEKGDGVFLGDDGKVEAVLKPFIEAVGQHRVWARRQMAETVPA from the coding sequence ATGGCAAACAAGCAGCGTAACCAGCAGCCTTCCGCGCCGGCGGAAGATCTCAAGTCGAAGGATCTCGAACGCTCTCGCGCGCGTCCGCAAAACGAAGCGCTGCGCACGAACCAGGGCGTGAAGATCGCGGATAACCAGAATACGTTGCGCGCGGGTCCGCGCGGTCCGTCGTTGCTGGAAGATTTCATCATGCGTGAAAAGATCACGCACTTCGACCATGAGCGCATTCCGGAGCGCATCGTGCATGCGCGCGGCTCGGCGGCGCACGGCGTGTTTCAGGTCTACGAACCGATGACCGAATACACGAAGGCAGCCTTTTTACAGGACCCGTCAGTGCAAACGCCCGTGTACGTGCGCTTTTCCACCGTGCAGGGCCCGCGCGGTTCCGCCGATACCGTACGCGACGTGCGCGGCTTCGCGACGAAGTTCTACACGTCGGAAGGCAATTACGACCTGGTCGGCAACAACATGCCCGTATTCTTCATTCAGGATGCGATCAAGTTTCCCGACTTCGTGCATGCCGTGAAACCCGAAGCGCCGAACGAAATGCCGACAGGCGGCTCGGCGCACGACACCTTCTGGGACTTCGTGTCGCTCGTGCCCGAGGCTACGCACATGGTGCTGTGGACGATGTCGGACCGTGCGATCCCGCGCAGCCTGCGCACGATGGAAGGCTTCGGCGTGCACACGTTCCGCTTCGTCAACGCGAAGGGCGTGTCGCGCTTCGTGAAGCTGCACTGGCGGCCCGTGCTCGGCTCGTATTCGTTGCTGTGGGACGAAGCGCAAAAGCTCGCGGGCAAGGACCCGGACTTTCACCGGCGCGATCTGTGGGAAGCGATCGAGCGCGGCGACTATCCGGAGTTCGAGCTGGGCGTGCAGATCATCGAAGAGAAAGATCAGGATTCGTTCGGCTTCGATCTGCTAGATCCGACCAAGCTCGTGCCCGAGGAGATCGTGCCTGTGAAGATCATCGGCAAGATGACGTTGAACCGCAATCCGGACAACTTCTTCGCCGAAACCGAGCAGGTCGCTTTCCATCCGGGTCACGTCGTGCCGGGTATCGATTTCAGCAACGACCCGCTGCTGCAAGGGCGGCTGTTCTCGTACACGGATACGCAGATCAGCCGGCTTGGCGGCCCGAACTTCCATGAGATCCCCATCAATCGTCCCGTCAGCCCGAACATCAACAACCAGCGCGACGGCATGCACCGGCAGACGATCAACGTTGGTCAGGCTTCGTACGAGCCGAATTCAGTCAGCGACGCATGGCCGAAGGAAACCGATCCCGCTGCAAAGGATGGCGGTTTCGAGAGCTACGCCGAGCCGATGGAAGGCACGAAGATCCGCGTGCGCAGCGAATCGTTTGCCGATCATTTCTCGCAGGCCGCGCTGTTCTATCAGAGCATGAGCGACGTCGAGAAAGAACATATCGCGCTCGCGTATCAGTTCGAGCTGGGCAAGGTGACAAAGCCGGAGATTCGCGCGCGCGTGGTCAACGAGATTCTCGCGAACTTCGACGCGGGCCTCGCGGCGACGGTGGCTGAAGGTCTCGGCTTGCCTAAGCCCGGCAAGGGCGCGCGGCCAGCGGGCAAGCAAAAGCCTTCGCCAGCATTGAGCCTGCTGAACCGCGGCGTGCCCGGCATCAAGACACGTAAGATCGCGGTGCTCGCCGCGCCGGGCAGCGATGGCGCGGCCATCAAGAGCGTGCAGGTGGCGCTGAAGTCGCAGGGCGCGACGCCGTTGCTGGTCGCGCCGACACTCGCGCCCATCGACGGCATGAACCCCGACGCGACGATCTCCGGCATGCCGTCGATCATGTTCGATGGCGTGGTGGTCGTGGGCGGCGCGCAGGGCACAAAGGCGCTCGCGCAATCGGGCGACGCGCGCCACTTCGTGCTCGAAGCTTTCCGGCATCTGAAGGCCATCGCGGCAACGGGCGCGGGCAAGGACGTGTTGAGCGCGTCGCATCTGCCCGAGAAAGGCGATGGCGTGTTCCTCGGTGACGACGGCAAAGTCGAGGCGGTGTTGAAGCCGTTCATCGAAGCGGTGGGGCAGCATCGCGTGTGGGCGCGTCGGCAGATGGCCGAGACCGTGCCCGCGTGA